Below is a genomic region from Constrictibacter sp. MBR-5.
GTCAACGCCTACCGCGAGGCGAGCGCCAACCTCGCCGGTGCCGAGGCGGCGCTCAAGGCCGCCCGCCTCGACCTCGGCTACACCACCATCGAGGCGCCCGTGTCGGGGCGGGTCGGCCGGCGCGAGATCACCGTGGGCAACCTCGTGTCCGCCGGTCCGCAAGCGCCCGCCCTGACGACGCTCGTCTCGGTCGACCCGATCTATGCGGGCTTCGAGGCGGACGAACAGATCGTGACCCGCGCCCTGAGCCTGCTGCCCCAGGGCAAGGACGCGCGCGCCGAAATCGGCCTGATCCCGGTGCAGATGGGCACCGCCGCGGACACGGGCACGCCGCTCACCGGCCGCCTGCAGCTGGTCGATAACGCCGTCGACCCGCGCAGCGGCACGGTGCGCGTGCGCGCCGTCTTCGACAATCCGGACGGGCGGCTGATGCCAGGCCAGTTCGTGCGCATCCGGATGGGACGGCCGGTAGCCGAACCGGCGCTGCTGATCACCGAGCGCGCCGTCGGCACCGACCAGGACAAGAAATACGTCATGGTCGTCGACGGCGACAACAAGGCCACCTATCGCGAGGTCACCCTCGGGCCGACCGCGGCAGGCCTGCGCATCGTCACCTCCGGCCTGAAGGAAGGCGAGCGCATCGTCGTCAACGGCCTGCACCGCATACGGCCCGGCGCGCTGATCGCGCCGCAGGCCGTCCCCATGGAGAACGGCGGCGCCTGACGGCGCCCACTCCGCCGCCCTCTCCGATGCCGTTCCGCCGCCGGCCGTGCCGCGCGGCTTCCCGACGCGAGCGAAAACGCCATGAACCTCTCCAGGTTCTTCATCGACCGTCCGGTCTTCGCCGGCGTGCTGTCGATCCTCATCCTCGTCGCGGGCCTGCTGGCGCTGCGCATCCTGCCGATCTCGGAGTATCCGGACGTCGTGCCGCCCTCCGTGGTCGTGCGCGCCCAGTATCCCGGCGCCAACCCGCGCGTCATCGCCGAGACGGTCGCCACCCCGATCGAGGAGGCGATCAACGGCGTCGAGGACATGCTCTACATGAGCAGCCAGGCGACGACCGACGGCCTGATGACGCTGACCGTCACCTTCC
It encodes:
- a CDS encoding efflux RND transporter periplasmic adaptor subunit; amino-acid sequence: MSSFPTKSVLLAVAVLAGAGALGAPFILDSIGHGAKAEAPAQATPQATPVSVARVEQHAVSPWDEFSGRLEAVERVEIRSRVAGAIQAVHFREGALVKKGDLLVTIDPAPFAAAVERAQAQVRAAQANVVLTRRAQDRAQSLSTTGNISNRDLDQRVNAYREASANLAGAEAALKAARLDLGYTTIEAPVSGRVGRREITVGNLVSAGPQAPALTTLVSVDPIYAGFEADEQIVTRALSLLPQGKDARAEIGLIPVQMGTAADTGTPLTGRLQLVDNAVDPRSGTVRVRAVFDNPDGRLMPGQFVRIRMGRPVAEPALLITERAVGTDQDKKYVMVVDGDNKATYREVTLGPTAAGLRIVTSGLKEGERIVVNGLHRIRPGALIAPQAVPMENGGA